A section of the Virgibacillus sp. NKC19-3 genome encodes:
- the codB gene encoding cytosine permease, with the protein MASVEKEFALQAVPQANRRGFWKILAVMLSLSFFSASMLSGGELGTGLSFMQFIWIVLTGNLILGLYTGALAHIAAKTGLSTHLLARYAFGEKGSYIASFLLASTQVGWFGVGLAMFAVPVAKATGVNVYVLIGIFGLLMTVSAIFGIKMLTLLGFIAVPAIAVFGSYSMVDAAGAAGGIQGLFDYEPTQAISIAAALTICVGSFISAGTLTPDYARFSKTSRSAVIANIIAFFLGNSLMFLFGAVGAMAFGMSDISDVMFLQGLMVPAIIVLGLNIWTTNDSALYASGLGFSNITKIPKHKIVVFNGIIGTVTAMWLYNNFMGFLTVLGTALPSIGAIILADFFLLNRGKYRPFDTMTFKQVNWIAIVAWAAGVAIANVAPGIPPINSLLGSVIIYVGLMKCIPQQAALPAKMKGKEEVIHDY; encoded by the coding sequence ATGGCAAGTGTAGAAAAAGAATTCGCGTTACAGGCAGTGCCTCAAGCAAATCGGAGAGGTTTTTGGAAGATTCTCGCGGTGATGCTTTCCTTAAGTTTCTTCTCCGCAAGTATGTTGTCTGGAGGGGAACTCGGAACAGGACTATCGTTTATGCAGTTTATTTGGATTGTATTAACCGGGAATTTGATACTTGGGCTTTATACAGGAGCATTAGCACATATCGCAGCAAAGACGGGGCTGTCCACCCATTTATTAGCTCGCTATGCATTCGGTGAAAAAGGATCGTATATAGCTTCCTTTTTGCTAGCTTCCACACAAGTAGGTTGGTTTGGTGTCGGCCTTGCGATGTTTGCCGTTCCTGTTGCAAAAGCGACCGGAGTCAATGTTTATGTCCTAATTGGAATTTTTGGCCTGTTGATGACGGTATCCGCCATTTTTGGGATCAAGATGTTAACACTATTAGGATTTATCGCTGTTCCTGCTATTGCTGTTTTTGGGAGTTATTCGATGGTGGACGCAGCTGGTGCAGCTGGAGGGATACAAGGATTATTTGATTATGAACCGACGCAGGCAATAAGCATTGCAGCTGCATTAACCATTTGTGTTGGCTCTTTTATTAGTGCGGGCACGCTCACGCCTGATTATGCTCGTTTCTCGAAAACATCACGGTCTGCTGTGATTGCCAATATCATTGCCTTCTTTCTTGGCAATTCGCTGATGTTTTTATTCGGGGCAGTCGGAGCTATGGCTTTTGGCATGAGTGATATATCGGACGTGATGTTTTTACAAGGGCTAATGGTTCCGGCCATCATCGTTCTCGGATTGAATATATGGACGACCAATGATAGTGCATTATACGCATCAGGATTAGGGTTTTCCAACATTACAAAAATCCCGAAACACAAAATTGTTGTTTTCAACGGCATCATAGGGACGGTAACAGCAATGTGGCTTTATAACAATTTTATGGGGTTCTTGACGGTTCTAGGTACCGCATTACCATCGATTGGAGCCATTATATTAGCAGATTTCTTTTTACTAAACCGTGGAAAATACAGGCCGTTTGACACCATGACATTCAAACAAGTAAATTGGATTGCAATAGTCGCATGGGCAGCCGGAGTCGCCATTGCAAATGTTGCTCCAGGTATTCCGCCAATCAATTCCCTATTAGGTTCTGTGATTATTTATGTAGGGTTGATGAAATGTATACCGCAACAGGCAGCCTTACCAGCTAAAATGAAAGGGAAGGAAGAGGTCATTCATGATTATTAA